One genomic region from Accipiter gentilis chromosome Z, bAccGen1.1, whole genome shotgun sequence encodes:
- the PHAX gene encoding phosphorylated adapter RNA export protein — protein MALEARRMEGDVEDGELSDSDSDMPGAGSPGDLQQKSLDGNDSGRPFQSSISSCAPSVPYRTTKSVDSSDESFSESDDDSCLWKRKRQKCFNFPPAKSEPFQLSQSHQKQTALGGKKVNNIWGVVLQEQNQDAVATELGILGMDGSIDRSRQSETYNYLLAKKLMKEAQQKEAETLDKELDEYMHDDKKTLPAEDDNGHGFPKRKRPVKDRLGERQEMKYKGRYEITEEDSEEKVADEIAYRLCEPKKDLIARVVKIIGKRKAIELLMETAEVEQNGGLFIVNGTRRRTPGGVYLNLLKNTPSIKEEQIKEIFYLENQKEYENKKAAKKRRIQVLGKKMKKAIKGLNLQEYDDASRETFASDTNEALASLDDLQEGHHEAKMEPEDVIEIDNTHDLEIF, from the exons ATGGCGCTGGAGGCGCGGAGGATGGAGGGCGACGTGGAGGACGGCGAGCTCTCCGACTCGGACTCCGACATGCCCGGCGCCGGCTCTCCCGGGGACCTGCAGCAG aaatcacTTGACGGCAATGATTCAGGTAGACCATTCCAGAGCAGCATTTCATCATGTGCACCAAGTGTTCCTTATCGGACAACCAAAAGTGTGGATTCAAGTGACGAAAGCTTCTCTGAATCTGATGATGACAGCTGCCTGTGGAAACGAAAACGACAGAAATGTTTCAACTTTCCTCCTGCTAAATCCGAGCCTTTTCAGCTTAGCCAGAGCCACCAAAAACAAACTGCTCTAGGTGGCAAGAAGGTCAACAACATTTGGGGTGTGGTGCTCCAGGAGCAGAATCAGGATGCCGTGGCTACTGAACTTGGGATTCTAGGCATGGATGGTAGTATTGACAGAAGCAGGCAGTCTGAGACTTACAATTATTTATTGGCTAAAAAGCTGATGAAGGAAGCTCAGCAAAAGGAGGCAGAGACTTTAGATAAAGAACTGGATGAATACATGCATGATGACAAGAAAACATTGCCAGCAGAAGACGACAATGGGCACGGCTTTCCCAAGAGGAAAAGGCCTGTAAAAGATAGACTGGGTGAAAGAcaagaaatgaaatataaagGAAGGTATGAGATAACAGAAGAAGATTCAGAGGAGAAAGTGGCAGATGAAATTGCTTATCG gcTTTGTGAGCCAAAGAAGGATTTAATTGCCCGAGTAGTGAAAATAATTGGGAAGAGAAAAGCTATTGAACTGCTTATGGAAACAGCTGAAGTGGAACAAAATGGTGGACTGTTCATAGTG AACGGCACTAGGAGAAGAACACCAGGGGGCGTTTATTTAAACCTGCTGAAGAATACGCCTAGCATCAAAGAAGAACAAATCAAG gaaaTATTCTATCTGGAAAACCAAAAAgagtatgaaaacaaaaaagcagctaaaaagAGGAGAATACAGGTTCTCgggaagaagatgaaaaaagcCATTAAAGGGCTTAACCTGCAAGAATATGATGATGCATCTCGTGAGACTTTTGCTAGCGACACAAATGAGGCTCTGGCTTCCCTGGATGATCTACAGGAGGGTCATCATGAAGCAAAGATGGAACCTGAAGATGTTATTGAAATTGATAACACTCATGATTTGGAGATCTTCTAG